In Candidatus Methylomirabilis tolerans, the sequence TGCGAGAGCTGATTCCCAGGCAACTCTTCGAGGTCGTGATTCAGGCTGCTCTTGGTGGTAAGGTCATCGCGCGCGAGAGCGTGCGCCCCCTGCGCAAAAACGTAACGGCCAAATGCTATGGTGGAGACATCACCCGCAAGCGAAAGCTGCTTGAGCGCCAGAAGGAGGGGAAGCGCAGGATGAAGCAGGTTGGGAGAGTCGAGATTCCGCAGGAAGCCTTCATGGCGGTGCTGAAGGTGAAAAGTCCATGAGGCGACGGATGACGGATGAGACGATAAAGGAGGGCCGGGAGCAGGTGCCGCCGCCAGGCGCAAAATCGGAAAAGTCGGTTGTTCGCCAGTATGCTGAAGCCGTCATCATTGCCGTTATCCTGGCGTTGGTGATCAGGAGCTTCGTCATCCAGGCCTTTAAAATCCCATCCGGGTCGATGCTCCAGACACTACAAATCGGTGACCACATTCTGGTGAATAAGTTCCTGTATTGGTTCACCGGGGTGCAGCAGGGTGACATTATTGTATTTAAGTTCCCCCAGGATGAGGGGAGAGACTTTATTAAGCGAGTCGTCGCCCTGCCTGGTGAGAAGGTAGAGGTTCGGGGCAAACAGGTCTACGTTAACGATAACCCTCTTACTGAGCCATACACGGTTCATCTGGATCCTGTCCTCCTCGATAATCCAGGTTCGTCTCGGGACAACTTCGGTCCGGTCATGGTTCCGCCTGGCCAACTGTTCATGATGGGCGACAACCGGGACTACAGTATGGATAGCCGGTTCTGGGGCTTTCTTGACATGAAGAAGATCAAGGGGAAAGCCTTTATTATCTATTGGTCATGGGATCACGAGCGCTTCAGGCCCCGATGGGATCGCATTGGAATGTTGGTGCGATGAATACAGTGCAAAGTTCCAGGTTCAACGTTCCACGTTCAGAATCCGGAGCACGGAACTTGGAACCCGGAACGATGAAGCCCAGCTTAGAACCTAAAATCTTGAACCTTGAACCCCTTGGTCTATACATCCATATCCCCTACTGCCTGTCACGCTGTCATTACTGCGACTTCAACACCTATCGCGTCGATACTGCTGCCGTGCAGCAGTATCTGGATGGGTTGGCGCAAGAGATAACACTTCGCGCCACCGCTATGGCAATTCGAGATCGGCGGATCTGTTCTGTTTTTTTCGGTGGCGGGACACCCTCAATCCTTCAAGCATCACAACTTATCGACGTCCTCGATCACTGCCGAGCCGCCTTCACCTTCGAGGACGACGTAGAGATCAGCCTCGAGGCCAACCCGGGGACGGTGGACCTTCCGAAGCTTCGTGCACTGTGGGAGGCCGGGGTGACCCGTCTAAGCGTAGGGGTACAGGCTGTTCAAGACCGACTCCTCCGGCGGATTGGTCGCGTCCATACCGCGTCCGAGGCTGAACAGGCCTTCAGGCTGATGCGTGAGGCCGGTTTCGATAACATCAACCTGGACTTGATGTTCGGCCTGCCAGGCCAGAGCATGGGTGACTGGGTGGAGACTCTTGACTGGGCCATCGGTGTCGGTCCTGAGCACATCTCCGCTTACGGGCTGATCCTCGAAGAGGGCACGCCTCTCTATCAGGAGCATCGAGAAGGGGAGATCGGGCTACCCGACGAAGAGACGGAAGCGATGATGTACCAGATGGCCGTGGACCGGCTGCGTGATGCCGGCTTCGAGCAGTACGAAATCTCAAACTTTGCGTGCCCAGGCTTTCGTTGTCGCCATAATCTGGTCTACTGGCAACACCAGGAGTACTTCGGTTTCGGCGCGGGAGCGCACTCATTTCTTGCCGGACGGAGGTTGTATAACGAGTTACTGCCCGCACGCTACGTGTGCGCCATTGCCGAGCATGGAACAGCCGTGGCCGGCAGCGAAGAGCTTTCGGCCGAGATGCTGCGGTCCGAGCGCCTGATGTTGGGCCTTCGGCTCCGGACCGGGTTGGACGTGCAGGTATTCAAGGATATACTCGGCGTTGAAGATCTCTCTGCGTCTGATCGGGTTGCGCGTCTCTTGGACGATGGGTTTCTTTGTGTGGAGGAGGGACGGGTGCAGATCACGGAGCGTGGGCTCCTGGTGGCCAATGAACTGATTGTCCAACTCCTCTGATTCCAGGGCTGACTCTCCAACTCACGACCAACGGCCAATCCGCTTGACAATGGTGGTTGTTTTTCTTAGGATTTTTTAGGAACTCGGCATTCTTCGTTGCGGAGTGCTACGTGTTGAAAGAAGGGTTAGGAAAAGGAATCGAGGGACTGATGTGGACGCATGAACTTACTCCGAGGGAGCGTGAGATCCTGAGGGTCATTATCCATGACTATATCACCTCCGGGGAGCCTGTAGGATCCAGAAGTATCGCCAGACGCCATTTAGGACATCTCAGCCCTGCCACCATCCGTAATGTGATGGCGGACTTGGAAGAGGTGGGCTACCTCTCTCAGCCGCACGCTTCAGCCGGCAGGGTTCCAACCGATTCCGGCTACCGCTTCTATGTTGATAGCCTCATGCAGCGCCCTAAATTGTCGAAGGTAGAGGAAAGCCGGATCGAGCAAGGGATCCGTCCAAGCCATGGTGAGGCCGAGGAGTTAGTGCAGGGGGTCAGCCGAATCCTCTCCGATCTGTCGCGATATGCTTCCGTCGTTCTTGCGCCGAAGTTTGCTCAGAACACTTGGCGACGCATGAACTTTGTCCACCTTAATCGGGAACGGATCCTGGTGGTCCTGA encodes:
- the lepB gene encoding signal peptidase I; this translates as MRRRMTDETIKEGREQVPPPGAKSEKSVVRQYAEAVIIAVILALVIRSFVIQAFKIPSGSMLQTLQIGDHILVNKFLYWFTGVQQGDIIVFKFPQDEGRDFIKRVVALPGEKVEVRGKQVYVNDNPLTEPYTVHLDPVLLDNPGSSRDNFGPVMVPPGQLFMMGDNRDYSMDSRFWGFLDMKKIKGKAFIIYWSWDHERFRPRWDRIGMLVR
- the hemW gene encoding radical SAM family heme chaperone HemW, translating into MNLEPLGLYIHIPYCLSRCHYCDFNTYRVDTAAVQQYLDGLAQEITLRATAMAIRDRRICSVFFGGGTPSILQASQLIDVLDHCRAAFTFEDDVEISLEANPGTVDLPKLRALWEAGVTRLSVGVQAVQDRLLRRIGRVHTASEAEQAFRLMREAGFDNINLDLMFGLPGQSMGDWVETLDWAIGVGPEHISAYGLILEEGTPLYQEHREGEIGLPDEETEAMMYQMAVDRLRDAGFEQYEISNFACPGFRCRHNLVYWQHQEYFGFGAGAHSFLAGRRLYNELLPARYVCAIAEHGTAVAGSEELSAEMLRSERLMLGLRLRTGLDVQVFKDILGVEDLSASDRVARLLDDGFLCVEEGRVQITERGLLVANELIVQLL